From the genome of Paralichthys olivaceus isolate ysfri-2021 chromosome 4, ASM2471397v2, whole genome shotgun sequence:
tacaacatataatatattatatatatatatcacacaaCCATACAGtgtaaaagtttaaataaatgtttgtcaaagatgtttctgtcgtttcagctcgttcttctctctctgatgtttgttcaagtgtttctcatcagtttggttttatttagttatttgatgatataaaaacaggcggagacgtgaTGATTGACGGGTGAATTAAAAGCACTGACCCTCTGCTGGAGTCTGTGACGCTGCATTTCCTACCTTTCACACGGTCCTCGTTcatacatgaataaattaacCGATAATAACTTTCTGTCTCAAGGACAGTCGCCCTTGACATCAGCGATTTCCAATGATATGGCTGCGAGGGGAGAACTGGTTTAATCTTGGCAGCCGGCGACATGACGCAACATGGACCTTCTTAATCAATGAGCCGCTGTTACAGAGGATCTTGATCACGCTGTTCCCAGGCTGAGCTTATCTTAACGTACAGTATCTCGCATCGATGGAGAAAGAGCGCCGCAGCACTTTGGACATCATGCAATCCACGAATCCCCTGATAGATACCGGACGTTAAAGCCAGGTTAACTTATTTATGAAGCACTTTTAACAGTCTCATAAAAGAGTCGGGGGGAGGGCGGGGGGGACAGGGATCAATAAAGCATCCCgttatcatcatcaccattagtACTGTTTCTACACTCCCGGAGCTGCAGGTGGATCCTGGTCAAGGACAAGCTGAGCTCGTAACAAAGACTAAATtgtccaaaaatgaagccagacTATTCTGGATATttatgctgccatcttgcgcatttGGAGCCAAAGATGACGCAGCAGggatcgggggatggagctgtggtGGCGACACACATTCTCGACCAAtagtgagtcagtctcagctgccaatcatgacGTGTGACCCATGTTTCATAATCACAGAAGACCCAACGGTAAATTCAATCGAGCGTATTAATCACACTCCTAACGATCCTTCCTctgaatgaattattctcttagaAATCTGGGAAAATGTCCGAAAAAGTCCCGTCTCAAaacaatgagagagaaaaatctgCACCAACCATCCTCCCCTGACCCGCAACACGGGCTCCCAGCAAGTTTCGTGAAAATCCCTCCAGTGCTTTGTgggtaatcttgctcacaaacaaacagatagcggtgaaaattgtatttaatgTCTACTTGTTTTTGTTAGCTCTATGCCCCATCCGCTAACAAGGGGTTCATGAATTATAGAGCAGCCACCAGGAGGTGATCAGGATGCTTCAGCTCCTGTTTCAGAGcctcgtgtcgtccatctttatgtcaCTCAGTCCTTCGAAGAGTTtgatatcaaatcaaataaatgtccGAGGTGTCTTATTGAGTTTTCAACTCAAACACCCTCCTCAGGATTGAACTGAGTGTGAGCGCTGGGTAACTGAAGCTCtgctgttttattgtgtgtgtgtgtgtgtgtgtgtgtgtgtgtgtgtgtgtgtgtgtgggggggggggggggggggggggggggaagccTGTGATGTGGTTTAAACCTGAGTTCACACTGAGGCAGCGTCACTGCAGCAGGAACCTGTCCAGGTAAAAACTGATCCTCGAGTTCTGCTCCTTTTCCTGATTTACATCATTTCACTGTCTAACTGTTGTAAAACTGATCGTCGATCAATAAACCAAACTCAGACATTTAAACTACCTGAAGAAAATGCTGCGTGTTATTATGTTCTTATGATAATAATTAATGCTTTGTACACGTAGAACAGCTTTCTTCACGCTACATGTGAGGACCTGCACTGTGTTTTGCACTTTTGTAAATTTGCAACAATCCTACTTTTGACAATATTTTTAAAagggacttttattttgtcttgtaatttattttatttatttctttcttACATGGATTAAACTTTAATTATACCAATGGAGaaagtttgtttatttctgtttccgtgtctatatttttattttactgtatttttattttaagttttctttttacctgGCCgggggattttttttgtctcattttcaaTGTTTGTTCAACTTGGTTTTGAACCAAAAATCTGCTTAAAAATCTCAAACATCGTCTAAATGATTAGAAAGAATTCGTTCACCAGCTCCTGGTTTTATACTGAAACTTTAATTGACCAGGAAAAGACACAAGTGGGAATGAAACCTCTTTTACATGAGTTCAGTTTATGTtgatggttcagtttgatgttGACATACcggttctgtttgtgtgtccagaTGAGTTGGTGCGTCGCCGTCGTCCtcgtgctgctgcagctctgcagcccgGCGCTGCAGTCCAGCCCACAGCTCTACGTCTCCCGGCTGCAGGACGGACAAGAGAAACCCAGTAAGTCAAATCATACTTAGACTTAAGATTGAATAAACTAGCTTCGCACCGTGTCAACAACTTCTCCATATCATTGAATCTATACATTTAAACCCAGactcattttctttgcattgtCCTGTAGAGTTATGGCTGAACCCCACAAAGGAAGATGTTGTTCCTTCTCGTGATGTCATCAACCCTCCATACGTTAGAGACTTCCCAGAAACCGAGACGACCCCTCACTCCTTCCCCATGTTTGACGAACACGTCAACCTCAAGTGGGTCACGTGGAACCGCTCCCTCCCTAACGGTGCCGTCGCCATTTACAACGGCTACACCGAACGCACCGACTACGTTTGCAAAGTCAACTGCGAGGCCGGTTTCTACACCCCCAGCAAAGGAGGCTTCTGCCAGTACCCCTATGCCGACAACGAGTATTCTTCCTCCAAGTTTGAGCTGCTGGTCAATGTCGACCACTTTGAGTTCCTGCATTGGGTTGAAGACTCGTATGGATCCGTCCCCAAGTATTCCATCAAAACTTGCCCCAACTCAGACATCTACGTGGGGAAAAACAAGTACGGACTTGGCAAAGTGGTGACCCAACATGAGGCCTTCTTCCTCCCCTGGGAGGGCGACGAGTACTGGTATAAGTCATACCAGGTCCTGGCGATCGACAGGGACATCTACAGCCAGCACATCTCTCATGTGGAGTACGCCGTCGACCAGATGGAGCTGTTCCACCAACCTCCCGAGGCTCTGAAGCTCGCCAAGGTCACCAACCTGGAGTGCAGAAACGTGGTGAAGGTGGTGCAGCTGGAGAAGACCAGCACGGTGGAGAAGAGCTGGGACATCGGGAGGGAAACCCGCAACGGCTCCGTCTCAACCATGAAGGCCAAAGTGCCCATCCTCAGCCCGGGAACGGTGGACTTCACCAAGGAGCAGATGGTGACCTTCTCCGAAGGGACCACCACCGTGGAGTCCATCAGCCACTCTGTCTCTGTGGAGCTGCTCGTCCCACCCAACCACTCCTGCACTGTGAGGATGGACGGTCGGAAGATGACCGCCGACATCCCCTTCACCGGCAGGCTGAGCAGGACCAACCACCAAGGGGACACCCACTGGACGTACATAACGGGCACCTACAGCGACGTGAACATCGGCGAGATCAACGCCGTGGTGGAGAGGTGTCAGCTGGTGCCTGACGCTGTCCCCTGCCCCTCAGCTCAAGACGGACGATCAGTCCGATCAACGTGATTCAcaacaagacaaaaaataaaaaacctgagaaaaactgttttctgaataaaaacagttttagaAGGAGTTATTTGTCATCTTTGAGTTTTATCGTTAACAATCCTaaacatataacatttatatcatgaaaacaacaatcaaTACAGTGAATGTGAAACTGAACATTTCGTTAAAAAAAAGGGATAAAGACGATTTTAAAcaactgtttaaatgttttttatttgattatctTCCaggatatttatttttctgacattatTCAATGATTAATtattcacacacagaaatcCTGCGAACACTGACTGGTATCgacaaactgaaacatttccagagaacagaagagaaacaacatGAAGACAGACAAAGGACCATTAGGGACAGAGATGGTCCTCTGTCTGTCTAAGGACAGTTACTAACCACATATTTATTTAGATAATACCatctgaacattttaaatataatatatttacatgtgtttttatgattttaatgaGTAACACGAGTAAACAGATCTTTTTACTTTGAGCACCTGTTGAGTGTAAACGTGCAGGGTCTCAGTCTCGCCGCTAGATGGCGGTGTAGCCTCGGCTCATgttgtctttcttcttctcgtTGACTGCTGTGATGAAGCTACACGAccacatgctaacatgctaacaagCTAACGTCGCCTCATGTCAGAGATGAGATGGTTTTTAAAGCGTGAATTATCTTTGAACCtggtttacatgtttttctctccgGGTTTAATCCTCTCACCGCGTTCAGCGGGTATTTTAACACGGTGTCATCCGGTTATGAGTTAGCAACAAGGTACAGTAAGCTAACGTTGGCCGGTAAGCTAACACTACCTTCACAGCAAAGACGTAAAAACAACGTTAAGGGTTTAAAATATTTACGCGAAGAAGGATGTTTGTGTTAAAGCGACATTTTTAACACAACGTTAATTCAAATACACTTTAATTGAACTGGAGAATCggttctgatgaaaacaaactccGTAGAGAAATCAGCTGATCGACAGAATCAACACTCGTTGAATTGTGGTGGAAAATGTCGGAGTCGTCGCtgtaaacattaaaaaccaccGGAAACTGGAGTTGATGAGAGAATCGGTTTTACAGCCGAATGACACTCAGCAACATTTTAAATCGATCCTGTCGCTGTTTGTCTCAGTTGCTCCGGAAGTTTCTGACCTTTGTCACGATGCGTCGACTTTTATCAAGAGTTTTGAACCGAGTTCTGCTGAACGAGTCGTTCTCACCCGTGATGGTCACTGAGGCAGgagtacacacacacggccCCCGGAAGCTGGTGAGTGTTCCACCTCCATCTGGAAAATACTAATAAATCATAATCAGTTTCTCACTTCTCACCAAACATCGTTCAAAAGTCTGACACGTCCGTGTTGTTCTGCTGCTCAGTGAGAAACTCAACTCACAACTGAAGTTCAATGTCATTTCTGTCATTGGTcttagtttcttttttaattcgGCATAACTGTCATACACACACGTGCCACTATGTTTTAGATGTTTAATGAATAATTCATCAGTGTCCAACGTGACTTGAGTCTCTAAACACACAAGGTAACGTTAAATCGATAGATTGTAGAATGAGGTTTGGTTTGAAGATGTTCTCTTGATTCTGATCAACAGGTTCGTAACATTCTGAGAAGCAGCTTTTACTGTTCAAGGGTCGTTTTTACAGGACTTAATCACGTTTATCTGACAAAGACCTTGAAACAGtggtctgtgtttttatctcgcCTCAGATTGAACTGGAACTCAGTGCTCAcgtttaagattaagattccaaCCATCGTCCAAACTGCAGCTGCAACTTAAAACTCCTGCGTTCACTTAGACGAGATCCCACTGAATccagaattgattttaaaatcttGATGTCGACATTTGTTCTCATCTTAAATCTAAAGTGGACTGAAGTACAGTCTCCCGTCCCGCAGCAGGTCTCAGCCTTCTGTCGACAATttcaaatctaatttaaaaaccTACCTTTTTAATCTTGATTTGAATTCGTCCTGATTCTGctaatgtctcttttttttatctcatttatattgtttgtctttttatttctttttatgcaGATTTATGTAGTTTTTCCTCCGTCGGTTCATGTGAGGACacacaaatactcacacacGTTACACTTTGGCTCAACTTCAGTTGTTTGTGCGATGTAAGTAATCCTGACCTTTTAAATGTTAGCGTGAGTCTGAACAGGCCCAGTTTGTCCAAAGAGCTCAGTCACAAAAACGCCTCGTAAAACACAGAGTAGCATTGTGGGTATAATGTTTACGTGTATTTATGTGGCACCATAACAACAATTGTGTGTTCTTTTTCTGAAAGCTTAGTGTAAAGAGCACAATGTTTGCAGTGTGTCAGGCAGCGGCTGTGGAGTCCAACACAATGTGCTCTTCAGTGTTTCTGCTCACAGAGCTCTCAGTGGATCAGTACCATCAGTACGAGGCAGCGGCTGTACGTGTGTTAATGTCtctgctgaaataaaaagctCCTCTGGATTTTTCTGTGAGAATCAATGAGCTTTGTAGAAAAACACTTCACTGTGTCATCACTGTTTTCTAAACTATTTTAATTGTGActcatttttaaacatgtacACATCATCAGGTTTTTACAAATCACATCATCGATGTTCCTTCATCGAGCAACGACAGAATTCAATTTGAAAATATACTGAAACAACTTGGCTGGTGATGTACTGCTCCATTatattgtctttgtgtgtgtgtgtgtgtgtgtgtgtgtgtgtgtgtcaggtggtGGGACTGGGCAACCCGGGGATGGAGGGTACCAGACACAGCGTCGGCATGGCGGTGCTTGGCGCACTCGCTGCCCGGCTCGATGTAGCTGACCGTTGGCGCGGCGACAAGCATGTGTCCGGTGAGGTCATCGTGTCGGagatccaacacacacatgtggtgCTGCTCCGTCCCAGGCTGCTGATGAACGTCAATGGAGTGTCAGTGGCCAAAGCAGGTGAGGTCACTGCgtgtgaacaaaaacataacacacATCATGACAGAATCTAAACCTTTGTCAACGAACACATTCCTTGacagagaggaagtgatgtcGTAGAGTATTTTATGATCTTAACTCTTCTTCTCCAGCTGGTAAATACGGCATCAGGCCTGAAGACATCCTGCTGGTCCACGATGAACTGGACAAACCTCTGGGGAAGATCAACatcaaacatggaggaagcgCCAGGTCGGTTCCCCTCATCACATAAACATCAGACCTGACGGCCGGGGCATCTGATAAAACGTTTTCTGATCATTGACAAGATTCAAAGATAAACATTCAGTGTACAAGTTTATAATTAACATGAAAAACGTTGACTTCTTCTTTGCAGAGGTCATAACGGAGTCCGCTCCTGTGTGGATTGTCTGCAGACTGATGTAAGTTTCCTTTAATCACATTCAACACAACAGACCAAGACTTTCTGTcgtttgttgatttgtttttcattttattgactTTATCACCTTCGTCTGTGAGCATTTAAACAAACTGACACAGAATTTGacttaataaaatgtttatctttaaaagcacataataataataaggaagACAGAtcgtgtgagtttgtgtgtaaagCTGCCGGATCGTCCTCTCGTCTCTCCTGCAGGTGATGCAGAGGCTTCGAGTCGGGATCGGACGTCCCACGGGGAAAACATCGGTGGAGCGTCACGTCCTGGGCCGCTTCTCCTCGGAGGAGCGGAAGGTCCTGGACTCTGTTTTGATCCAGAGTGTggacctcctcctctcccagctCTCCCGGCAAGAATCCCCGCAGGACTCCCCCTCCGGCCCCCCCTcgccagcagggggcagacaAGCAGCACAGAAGAGAAAGGAGGGGgagccccgagcttctccggCCGGGGACTCAGCTGCTGCCCAGAGCTGAACCTCAACATTTGTCTGTTATCAAACCCACAGCTGCCTCAAACACCAACGGATTCATTCTCTGGTGTGAGTTTGAAAGACGATGTGTGAATCAGGACGATGCAACAGGAGCCGAGGTTTAACCACAAAGAGCCTCGTTTAAAAACTGCTGTGATCAAGTGATTGGTTTTTACGTCTGAATCATTTCCTGTATCTAAATTCTGAAGCCAAAAACCTCATgaattcattgttttcattcatattcGTCTGGTCGTTCATTCTCGATTCCTTAAAACCTGTGAAGTAGTTTGAAAGAATTTATTGAGGATATTTAACTTTGTTTGATTTGAGCAGGGGGACATTGTTGTGGCCGTGCTGCTGGACACCGGAGGCTTTTGGTTGATAGTTACAGAAAGAGCTAGGCTAGCAGTTAGCAACGACAACAGGTTAGTAACTGTTGTCATTGATGTTGTCTTCTGCTCTGGTCGCTGAGGCTGATGATGGAAagtggtcatgtgacaggagcctgacgaatcagacCATTACGTTTTCACCACATAAGCAAGACGatataattattaaatattatttatataatattattagtAAGCATCTGTGATTCTgctcgtccagactaaaacgcagAGTTTCCAGACTTCTCAGATGTAGCGTCTGTAAAACTCTGGACGAATCTGTCGCAGCGAAaccagacagaaagaaaaacctcTTTTGTTGAAGTtaaagttttcttcttcttttttatccGAGTGTAAGCGGTCGTCCTCGTGCTGCCGTCGCTTGGACTCCACAGACTTCCTCCTGTGTGCGGCTCCTTTGGATAAAAACATATTGATTTCCTCTTATAATTGTCACGCTAATTACACTTTTCATCAATTAAGGGTCTTTAATGAGTCACAGTGAGTCGAGGGGCGCGCTGCGTTCTCACACCGCGGAGAATgccagaggaggggggggtggggatggtgcacaaattaaaaaaaaaaaaaaaaaaaaagagaagggcCATAAAAGAGCATATAAAACAGCGGAAAGAGGCCGACGAGCTGCTGAATGAGGGAAATCAATACAAAGGAGCCGGTAGATTGCGATGGAGGGCTGAAGAAGAAAGGAAGGCGAGAAACAAAAGAGGCCAAACATTGTTTAGAGCCGGTTTGTTTGGAGCCTTCTGTCCCCGCAGCTCACAAAGGCTGCAGGGACACACTTGTGGACGTgaggaaagaggggggggggggggggggggggggggggactcaaAGGAAACTTCTTCACTCTATGACaaccccccaccacacacacacacacacactccccccctcctccctgacCCCGTtgtccccctcccctccatcagGCCACTTTCCCAGTCGCTGGTCAACTTTTCAACACCggcttcaataactttcttctgcaggggtcagaggtcagctggACACCCGGGCCTTTAGACCCCAAATTTATTCAGGAATGGAAgcactcccctcctcctcctcccaccgcCTCCTCCAGATGCTCCACGCTGAAGCGTATAGTTGGACTTACAGCAGcttggcggggggggggggggtcttcccTCAGATGTGCTGACGGTGCAGAAACAGAACGATGGACTCTGAGGAGGATAATTATCAGAGCTTCGTTAATGGAACATAAACTCATTTAAAGCCAtcgtcagttttttttttgtctttggctTCAGAAGGAAACTTCTCAACAGCTTCTGGACGGAGAACAAGGACAGTAGAAGTACTGAGGGGGCGGTAGTACCCCTATAAAGGCAAATACTTCTGAGTACTGCAGATTCTCCTTGAGATAAAGATGTGTGgtcatgaaattaaaaaaagtttctaCAACCAGAACTTTTAGTATATTTCACTTAAAGGTTATTTACCCACCGTATTACTCACAGATAAAGTATATTCTACTTCAAATGAGTGGGGATACTTACATTTGTGAAATGTAAATTGTTTGtgtacatttaaattatatttttaagtaCATTTGTTATCCAGGTGTACTACAGTGTTTTTGAaagatgtatttatatttctagagtaacatcatgtttttatttaatactttCTTTACTCGGTGGCTCAGCAGCTTtcacactgaactccagagatcctcccTAAGTCTCTACCAGCGAGAGCCTGAGGAGTCTCTGCAGAGTTTCTCCTCCTTGGCCTCCTGGTGTAAAGTCTGCAGAGTCCggaggagctgatgtgagagGATCCTCCGCTGGATTCACAGAGAGCGAGTGGGTTTGTTGATGACGCTTCAAACACGTCttcaaaaagcaaaaacaaatatctccggGTAAAACGCGTGTCACTGACGTAGAAGACTCGTAAATGAAACCACGTGATTTTGATCAAGTTATTTTTCTCGTTATAGAAGAGTGTGTTTAAGTTTGAGAGCGGGACTCATTGACGTCACCTTCAGATCGTTTGACGCTCTCACTCCAGATTCTCTTCTTGAGCTTAGATTTCCAGCTTCAGCTCATCTCGCTCTGACGCTGCCTCTCCTGAAGCTTCTTAACtcagatttctttttcactctatcatttttttcctctgctttcGAGTTTGTCCGTCAAAACGAGCAGTTATCTCGTTATCTGTTGTCCCGAGATAACGTCTAATAAATTATAGTAACCTGATGTTCATGTAAATACTAGTTTGCAGAGCGCCATCTGTTTTTACTACATAGATTAATACCCGTTATTTCCTCTCTAACATTATGGATGAATATTGGTAATTTAACTTGATATATTTCCCTTCAACATtagatttaaaatgattttcctGACGAACAGTGTCTCTGTGGCTCAGAATGGTTTTCATCCCTGAACTCAGGGAAGCTCTTGATGTTCCTGTAATTGTGCCGTGGGGAGTCGTTGTGGCTTAACAGTAAGTTTATGTTGATCTTAATGTATATTACTACCTGGTGTATTACTGTAACGCTCCAGCAGGGAGCTGAAGAGCTTCtacacgttctctctctcaggaggtttttctctttcaaagcGACAGCGGTCGTCCTGGTTTCCAGGCAGAGTCGTGTGTTACAGTGAATCCTTGTCTCCGTCGCCTCTTTCCGATGAGCAAGCATTAATAACGCGTCCTTCTCCCCTTTCATCGCTATAATCTCCAGTGATCTCGGGCCTCCCGCACTAAATTATTCCTACAGGGCCatgaaaaggcagcagcggGCCCCTTTAAGAGGCAAATGAGCATCCAACGTGCGACGACGTTCCCAGCAACGGAAACGTTAAGTCACCACGGAGCAGGTTGAGGGCAGAGGGACCCACTGTCTGATGAGAGGGGACGGAAGGGCCCACCATCTCCATCAACGCCATCGTGGAGGCAAAGCCTGCTGGGTAATTTATTCCTTCACTTCTTGTCTAATTGTTTACATTTGGCTTTTAGAGGCTCAGAGTGAAACAGTGAACAACTAGAGCGTCGCTCAGTCGAGCTCAAGAGCCCGACAGTCGACTCACGAAAGCACATTTCACTTCAGTTTTCTGATCTGCACCAACTTTCACACACTCGTGAAAATAATCAGTCTGATCTCTGTCATCAGGATTCATTCATCATCCGCTCAGAAATCAAAATACGTCTTTTACAATGTTTGTAATGTAAGTGGGACCAATCCGCACCAGAGTTTAACGAGTTCTTCTCTGATTCTTTTGTTTCCCAAACCCAAACAGGAAGAATATCACGACGAGAGTAAAGTATAGTGACGAGTAAATCCTCCGAAACCGTCATGAGACAATTCAGCTCTTCTGAAAACCTTTGATTTGCTTTCTGCTTGGTAGCGTTGACGCCGACGCCACTTCCTGCTGCCTCCAGGAGCGTCGCATGTGAGAAGATCAGCGTCTCAGGACTTTCTCTGGAcgaaaactctggagaatctccGAATGAGTCGACGTGTGAacgagacaaaaagaaaagaacaaacagcAGGCGTAAAGACGGATTCCTCAGGTCCTGGTTTCACTCATCCAATCATTCAGGTCCTGCACAGGAAGTCTTTCTAgcacaacaggaagtgatgccTCGTTCTCGCTACGTGATTTTCAGCCCGACGTTCCACTCGCGCATTTTAGAACTAAAACCCCCGATTGGATCCAAACCTGTGAACTACACGTTTAAACTCTTCagaaaggaaaatgaaatcacAAAGTACGTGTCATCGCTCGTTAATCACGCAGGAAGTGACGCACGCAGAAATCAGCTCTGTGGTTCGTCGACTGTTTGAGCTCGTGCTTGTTTTTGAGCTTCAGTTCATGATTTTCATGACCAACATCTTAAAGGAGCGActggttatttatttaatgcaagaataataaagactgtgtgtgtgtgtgtgtgtgtgtgtggaactcATGTCTCACAAACCACTCAACCCTCGAGCTTCACACTCGGCACGTGTTGTTCGGGGCCGGAGAGCGATCAGGGTTGAGTTCAGTGAGATTCGTACATGttcaataaatcattttgaaaatgtgatcattttatttcacagacaTTCAGGGACGCAGGTCTCCGTCCATCTTGGACTTGGAGACGGTCGTTGACATTTCAAAGACCAGAGAGGAAGTTGAATTGAGGATTTCTGGATCGAAGATGAACTTTCAACAACATGAAACCTGTGAAACgtgaatctttatttttattttattttttcattcagagaaataaaatccaaaagaattctgtaaatgaaatgttgaaaaaaaaaattactgtatttaacaaaaaaaaaagatctttgtTTGTCACAGTTTTAAATTCTGCAAcgaattttatttgtgtgtgtgtgtgtgtgtgtgtgtgtgtgtgtgtgtgtgtgtacagtgtcaTTATTGTGattagaaataaagaaaaggcaaattaataaaagaaaaaagagaaacgaGATGTTGTGTCTTTAAGAATGTTTtactgatctctctctctctccctctctctctctctctgtctctctctctccctctctctctccctctctctctctctcccccctctctctctctctctctctctctctctctgtgcagatTCATTACTTCTCCTCCTCCCGCACAATGGGCATTTATCATCACCCccgcggtgtgtgtgtgtctgtgtgtgtctgtgtgtgtgtgtctctctctctctgtgtgtgtgtgttcaaatgtCTGCACCACGCGCGGACCGGCTCcacactctctccatctctctctcggTGCCACGGACGCACCGGTGCTT
Proteins encoded in this window:
- the LOC109646373 gene encoding natterin-3-like; its protein translation is MSWCVAVVLVLLQLCSPALQSSPQLYVSRLQDGQEKPKLWLNPTKEDVVPSRDVINPPYVRDFPETETTPHSFPMFDEHVNLKWVTWNRSLPNGAVAIYNGYTERTDYVCKVNCEAGFYTPSKGGFCQYPYADNEYSSSKFELLVNVDHFEFLHWVEDSYGSVPKYSIKTCPNSDIYVGKNKYGLGKVVTQHEAFFLPWEGDEYWYKSYQVLAIDRDIYSQHISHVEYAVDQMELFHQPPEALKLAKVTNLECRNVVKVVQLEKTSTVEKSWDIGRETRNGSVSTMKAKVPILSPGTVDFTKEQMVTFSEGTTTVESISHSVSVELLVPPNHSCTVRMDGRKMTADIPFTGRLSRTNHQGDTHWTYITGTYSDVNIGEINAVVERCQLVPDAVPCPSAQDGRSVRST
- the ptrh1 gene encoding peptidyl-tRNA hydrolase isoform X1, whose protein sequence is MTLSNILNRSCRCLSQLLRKFLTFVTMRRLLSRVLNRVLLNESFSPVMVTEAGVHTHGPRKLVVGLGNPGMEGTRHSVGMAVLGALAARLDVADRWRGDKHVSGEVIVSEIQHTHVVLLRPRLLMNVNGVSVAKAAGKYGIRPEDILLVHDELDKPLGKINIKHGGSARGHNGVRSCVDCLQTDVMQRLRVGIGRPTGKTSVERHVLGRFSSEERKVLDSVLIQSVDLLLSQLSRQESPQDSPSGPPSPAGGRQAAQKRKEGEPRASPAGDSAAAQS
- the ptrh1 gene encoding peptidyl-tRNA hydrolase isoform X2, which translates into the protein MRRLLSRVLNRVLLNESFSPVMVTEAGVHTHGPRKLVVGLGNPGMEGTRHSVGMAVLGALAARLDVADRWRGDKHVSGEVIVSEIQHTHVVLLRPRLLMNVNGVSVAKAAGKYGIRPEDILLVHDELDKPLGKINIKHGGSARGHNGVRSCVDCLQTDVMQRLRVGIGRPTGKTSVERHVLGRFSSEERKVLDSVLIQSVDLLLSQLSRQESPQDSPSGPPSPAGGRQAAQKRKEGEPRASPAGDSAAAQS
- the ptrh1 gene encoding peptidyl-tRNA hydrolase isoform X3 → MEGTRHSVGMAVLGALAARLDVADRWRGDKHVSGEVIVSEIQHTHVVLLRPRLLMNVNGVSVAKAAGKYGIRPEDILLVHDELDKPLGKINIKHGGSARGHNGVRSCVDCLQTDVMQRLRVGIGRPTGKTSVERHVLGRFSSEERKVLDSVLIQSVDLLLSQLSRQESPQDSPSGPPSPAGGRQAAQKRKEGEPRASPAGDSAAAQS